A window from Trichomycterus rosablanca isolate fTriRos1 chromosome 21, fTriRos1.hap1, whole genome shotgun sequence encodes these proteins:
- the entr1 gene encoding endosome-associated-trafficking regulator 1 translates to MSKHKTTKKKLIIEDDEPEEGEEELNPFSFKEFIRNKNQPVYPTDGVEKMSGAACQLADEYEYSRGFDHSPKSHFFTDPSLLAQSFYDEHEGEWTGNYQHSAAEQPHGLSGNLDGSAFLDHSLMSKDETVDEWEVGNDFLPDTRFHRKSTGSYEGDVETSVIDVTFQAKKNSTDNVVRDQQKLREENSQLRRYIRELIKKSEADSAKISQLTDEMHNRKMQEEREAKALETMVQSVEQNLQLMTKRAIKAENNLLRLKQEVQQLQGQVESYKCENERLRAGESAALHTMRQNAQVASEYLHKVTQDAESSIKQLLTGRETLCLVSALLSSIDKITEVPK, encoded by the exons ATGTCGAAACACAAAACAACCAAGAAAAAGCTCATTATTGAAGATG ATGAGCCAGAAGAGGGTGAGGAGGAACTGAACCCCTTCTCTTTTAAAGAATTCATCAGGAACAAAAATCAACCAGTCTACCCCACCGATGGAGTTGAG AAAATGTCAGGTGCTGCCTGTCAACTGGCAGATGAATATGAGTACTCCAGAGGCTTTGATCACAGCCCAAAAAGTCACTTTTTTACAGATCCCTCTTTGCTTGCTCAGTCTTTTTATGATGAACATGAGGGTGAATGGACTGGAAACTACCAGCACTCAGCTGCTGAACAGCCACATGGACTGTCTGGGAATCTAGATGGCAGTGCTTTTTTGGATCACTCCTTAATGTCTAAAGATGAAACTGTGGACGAGTGGGAAGTGGGAAATGACTTCTTACCTGACACTCGCTTTCACAGAAAAAGCACTGGCAGCTATGAGGGAGATGTGGAGACCTCAGTCATCGACGTGACCTTCCAAGCTAAGAAGAACAGCACCGACAATGTGGTTAGAGACCAGCAAAAG CTAAGAGAAGAAAACTCTCAGCTTAGAAGGTATATTAGAGAGCTGATCAAAAAGTCTGAAGCTGACTCTGCAAA GATCAGTCAGCTCACAGATGAGATGCACAATCGAAAGATGCAAGAAGAAAGAGAAGCTAAAGCCTTAGAGACCATGGTGCAATCTGTGGAACAAAATCTCCAGCTAATGACA aaaagaGCAATTAAAGCTGAAAACAATTTGTTGAGATTAAAACAAGAGGTCCAGCAACTTCAG GGCCAGGTAGAGAGCTACAAATGTGAAAATGAGAGACTTCGAGCTGGGGAATCTGCTGCATTACACACAATGAGACAAAATGCACAAGTGGCATCGGAGTACCTTCATAAAGTCACTCAAGATGCAGAAAGTTCCATTAA GCAGCTGCTAACAGGAAGAGAGACTTTGTGCCTTGTATCTGCTCTCCTCAGTTCAATAGACAAGATCACTGAAGTTCCAAAATAA